A genome region from Stenotrophomonas maltophilia includes the following:
- the hglS gene encoding 2-oxoadipate dioxygenase/decarboxylase HglS, which translates to MSASFVSPDVIRRLFAQAMSRMYRTEVPLYGTLVELVERINAQVLAQDPALAAQLQRNDERARLDEERHGAIRVGTVQELATLRRLFAVMGMYPVGYYDLSVAGVPVHSTAFRPLTGTALAQNPFRVFTSLLRLELIEDEALRAESAKILARRRIFTDGALALIDQAERDGGLSQADAERFVDEALETFRWHGDATVDLPTYHALHNAHRLVADVVSFRGPHINHLTPRTLDIDAAQAAMIEHGMAAKAVIEGPPRRACPILLRQTSFKALEEAVHFPGGEGGDAGTHTARFGEIEQRGLALTPKGRALYDQLLSQARDAGGEGSTGGDYGQRLQAVFASFPDDHDTLRQEGLGYYRYQLTDAGRAAPERVADLPAEVLVAAGLATADPIVYEDFLPVSAAGIFQSNLGGEEQRAYAAHANREAFEQALGVAVNDEFEIYERLQAESLAALRG; encoded by the coding sequence ATGAGCGCCTCTTTCGTTTCGCCTGATGTGATCCGCCGCCTGTTCGCGCAGGCCATGTCCCGCATGTACCGCACCGAAGTGCCGCTGTACGGCACGCTGGTGGAACTGGTGGAGCGGATCAACGCGCAGGTGCTTGCCCAGGATCCGGCGCTGGCCGCGCAGCTGCAGCGCAACGACGAGCGTGCACGCCTGGATGAAGAGCGCCATGGCGCGATCCGCGTCGGCACCGTGCAGGAGCTGGCCACGCTGCGCCGCCTGTTCGCGGTGATGGGCATGTACCCGGTGGGCTACTACGACCTGTCGGTGGCTGGCGTGCCGGTGCACTCCACCGCGTTCCGCCCGCTCACTGGCACCGCGCTGGCGCAGAACCCGTTCCGCGTGTTCACCTCGCTGCTGCGCCTGGAGCTGATCGAAGACGAAGCGCTGCGTGCCGAATCGGCGAAGATCCTTGCGCGACGCCGTATCTTCACCGACGGCGCGCTGGCGCTGATCGACCAGGCCGAGCGTGACGGCGGCCTGTCGCAGGCTGATGCCGAACGCTTCGTCGATGAAGCGCTGGAAACCTTCCGCTGGCACGGCGATGCCACCGTTGACCTGCCGACCTACCACGCGCTGCACAACGCGCATCGCCTGGTGGCCGACGTGGTCAGCTTCCGTGGCCCGCACATCAACCACCTGACCCCGCGCACGCTGGACATCGACGCCGCGCAGGCCGCGATGATCGAACACGGCATGGCGGCCAAGGCGGTGATCGAAGGCCCACCGCGCCGCGCCTGCCCGATCCTGCTTCGCCAGACCAGCTTCAAGGCACTGGAAGAGGCCGTGCATTTCCCGGGCGGCGAAGGCGGCGATGCCGGCACCCATACCGCGCGCTTCGGCGAGATCGAACAGCGCGGCCTTGCGCTCACCCCGAAGGGCCGCGCGCTGTACGACCAGCTGCTGTCGCAGGCACGCGATGCCGGTGGCGAAGGCAGCACTGGCGGCGACTACGGCCAGCGCCTGCAGGCGGTGTTCGCCAGCTTCCCGGATGACCATGACACGCTGCGCCAGGAAGGCCTGGGCTATTACCGCTACCAGCTGACCGACGCCGGCCGCGCCGCGCCCGAGCGCGTGGCCGATCTGCCGGCTGAAGTGCTGGTGGCCGCCGGACTGGCCACGGCCGATCCGATCGTCTACGAGGATTTCCTGCCGGTCAGTGCCGCAGGCATCTTCCAGTCGAACCTGGGCGGTGAAGAACAGCGCGCCTATGCCGCACACGCCAACCGCGAGGCCTTCGAGCAGGCGCTGGGCGTGGCTGTGAATGACGAGTTCGAGATCTACGAGCGGCTGCAGGCCGAATCGTTGGCGGCGCTGCGCGGGTAA
- a CDS encoding EF-hand domain-containing protein: MTIRNRKPLIALIVAAGSVLAIPAMAQSAKQQAAHAQNEAAQAQQAAAQAGQAADQATNAAAAASAQANGGGQTWASIDTDGNGTISKSEAQVNAGLAQVFDQADTNKDGELSADEYKAYVAAQQAGAGGAAQGAQGK; encoded by the coding sequence ATGACTATTCGCAACCGCAAGCCCCTGATCGCCCTGATCGTCGCCGCCGGCAGCGTGCTGGCCATTCCGGCGATGGCGCAGTCGGCCAAGCAGCAGGCGGCGCATGCGCAGAACGAGGCCGCGCAGGCCCAGCAGGCGGCTGCACAGGCCGGCCAGGCCGCTGACCAGGCGACCAATGCGGCCGCAGCGGCATCGGCACAGGCCAATGGCGGTGGCCAGACCTGGGCCAGCATCGATACCGATGGCAACGGCACCATCAGCAAATCCGAGGCGCAGGTGAACGCGGGCCTGGCCCAGGTGTTCGACCAGGCCGATACCAACAAGGACGGCGAGCTGAGCGCCGATGAGTACAAGGCCTACGTGGCCGCCCAGCAGGCCGGTGCCGGTGGCGCAGCGCAGGGTGCACAGGGCAAGTAA
- a CDS encoding HAD family hydrolase gives MNTPTPAPSRAIGLVGFDGDDTLWKSEDYYRKAEQDYLDLLSRYVDVHDTHTARHLLEVQQRHLGTFGYGVKSMTLSMIEAAIDITGQRIDAKDIQRILDIGHDTLRHPVELIDGVREAVAAIAEHYPVVLITKGDLFHQEAKIKVANLAELFPRIEIVSEKDPETYARVLAEFDLPMQRFVMVGNSLRSDIEPVVTLGGWGVHTPYAVTWAHETQHGVADDEPRMVTADTAHDWPAALAAIEAKAAAAA, from the coding sequence ATGAACACCCCCACGCCTGCGCCGTCGCGCGCCATCGGCCTGGTCGGTTTTGACGGTGACGATACGCTGTGGAAGAGCGAGGACTACTACCGCAAGGCCGAGCAGGATTACCTTGACCTGCTGTCGCGCTACGTCGACGTGCATGACACCCATACCGCGCGCCACCTGCTGGAAGTGCAGCAGCGCCACCTGGGCACCTTCGGCTACGGCGTGAAGAGCATGACGCTGTCGATGATCGAAGCGGCCATCGACATCACCGGCCAGCGCATTGACGCGAAGGACATCCAGCGCATCCTGGACATCGGCCACGACACCCTGCGCCACCCGGTCGAACTGATCGACGGTGTGCGCGAAGCGGTGGCGGCCATCGCCGAGCACTACCCGGTGGTGCTGATCACCAAGGGCGACCTGTTCCACCAGGAAGCGAAGATCAAGGTCGCCAACCTGGCCGAGCTGTTCCCGCGCATCGAGATCGTCTCGGAGAAAGATCCGGAAACCTATGCCCGCGTGCTGGCCGAATTCGATCTGCCGATGCAGCGCTTCGTGATGGTCGGCAACTCGCTGCGTTCGGACATCGAGCCGGTGGTCACCCTCGGTGGCTGGGGCGTGCATACCCCGTATGCAGTGACCTGGGCACACGAGACCCAGCACGGTGTGGCCGACGACGAACCGCGCATGGTGACCGCCGACACCGCCCACGATTGGCCGGCTGCACTGGCGGCGATCGAGGCCAAGGCCGCCGCGGCGGCCTGA
- a CDS encoding M15 family metallopeptidase, which produces MTSRTCISLVLATALAATANAAEPPRVSPATGAADAGLVEIRSVAPRIDMDIRYAGANNFTGARVPGYEAPSCYLLAPVAKALARVEQDLRAQGFGLRLYDCYRPVRSVQAFMAWVNDPGELSRKALQYPDLDKPRLLADGYIAERSGHSRGATVDLGLLDCSSGSCTPLDMGTDFDFFGPRAHTQASGLSEVQQANRQQLVRAMARRGFVNYPQEWWHYTLQPEPDPGTAYDVPVR; this is translated from the coding sequence ATGACTTCCAGGACCTGCATTTCACTCGTACTGGCGACTGCCCTGGCAGCGACCGCCAACGCCGCTGAACCACCGCGTGTTTCACCCGCCACCGGCGCGGCCGACGCCGGGCTGGTGGAGATCCGGTCGGTGGCGCCACGTATCGACATGGATATCCGCTACGCCGGTGCCAACAACTTCACCGGCGCGCGTGTTCCGGGCTACGAGGCTCCTTCCTGTTACCTGCTGGCCCCGGTGGCGAAAGCGCTGGCGCGGGTGGAACAGGATCTGCGTGCGCAGGGTTTTGGCCTGCGCCTCTACGACTGCTACCGGCCAGTACGCTCGGTGCAGGCCTTCATGGCCTGGGTGAACGACCCGGGCGAACTCTCGCGCAAGGCGTTGCAGTACCCGGACCTGGACAAGCCGCGCCTGCTGGCCGATGGCTACATCGCAGAGCGTTCTGGCCACAGCCGTGGCGCCACGGTGGATCTTGGGTTGCTGGATTGCAGCAGCGGCAGCTGCACGCCGTTGGACATGGGTACCGACTTCGACTTCTTCGGGCCACGTGCGCACACGCAGGCGAGCGGACTGAGCGAGGTGCAGCAGGCAAACCGCCAGCAGTTGGTACGGGCAATGGCGCGCCGCGGCTTCGTGAATTACCCCCAGGAGTGGTGGCACTACACCCTGCAACCCGAACCGGATCCGGGCACCGCGTACGACGTCCCGGTACGGTAG
- a CDS encoding serine hydrolase produces the protein MHHLLILAAALAAPSASSADSAAIEADIAAVVQAEHLPGLALAVVEEGRVVHRHAGGARGDGGRIDEDTLFKIASNSKAMTAALLARLVQQGRLHWDDPVQRHLPGFRMHDAWVGQQMQVRDLLIHNSGLGLGAGDLMLWPEPNAFTRADIIAGLAHLKPVSSFRSRYAYDNLMYVVAGEVAAAAGGKPYDQLMREQVFEPLGMTRCQVGAWSVKRVGNVAQPHAWRGERNEVVNADAAISPDLPSMAAGGIRCSLRDMTRWMQVLLDPALVPDWLDSTQRRTLWTLHMPMPLGERQRRWDNAHFYGYGYGWRVSDMDGQWKVAHTGTLSGMYSSLALLPDRRVGVVMLINGEGEDARTALMQAMLKRFTAPDDTRPAMEYLAELKADRAAQAASGHQRPATAAAQPARGDDLPRWQGRYSDPWLGPASLCPDRDGLRFSVDRSPRLQGAVLQLQERWLLRWDTLGEDAQAWLQPGEGPAPTLDLRAIDPDIDFSYDFQDLHFTRTGDCPGSDRQRR, from the coding sequence ATGCACCACCTGCTGATCCTCGCGGCGGCACTGGCTGCACCGTCCGCGTCGTCGGCCGACAGCGCCGCAATCGAGGCCGACATCGCGGCCGTGGTCCAGGCCGAGCATCTGCCCGGGCTGGCGCTGGCGGTGGTCGAGGAGGGGCGGGTGGTCCATCGCCATGCAGGGGGCGCGCGCGGCGATGGCGGCCGCATCGACGAGGACACGCTGTTCAAGATCGCGTCCAACAGCAAGGCGATGACCGCTGCGCTGCTGGCGCGGTTGGTGCAGCAGGGCAGGCTGCACTGGGATGATCCGGTGCAGCGGCATCTGCCGGGCTTCCGCATGCACGATGCGTGGGTGGGCCAGCAGATGCAGGTGCGCGACCTGTTGATCCACAACAGCGGCCTCGGCCTGGGCGCCGGTGATCTGATGCTGTGGCCGGAGCCGAACGCCTTCACCCGTGCCGACATCATCGCCGGGCTGGCGCACCTGAAGCCGGTCAGCAGCTTCCGCAGCCGCTATGCGTACGACAACCTGATGTACGTGGTGGCCGGCGAAGTGGCGGCGGCGGCGGGTGGCAAGCCGTACGACCAGTTGATGCGCGAGCAGGTGTTCGAACCACTGGGCATGACGCGCTGCCAGGTGGGGGCGTGGTCGGTGAAGCGCGTGGGCAACGTGGCACAGCCGCATGCCTGGCGTGGTGAACGCAACGAGGTGGTGAACGCCGATGCTGCGATCAGCCCGGACCTGCCCTCGATGGCGGCGGGTGGCATCCGTTGTTCGCTGCGCGACATGACACGCTGGATGCAGGTGCTGCTCGATCCCGCCCTGGTACCTGACTGGCTGGACAGCACGCAACGCCGCACGCTGTGGACCCTGCACATGCCGATGCCACTGGGCGAGCGCCAGCGGCGCTGGGACAACGCGCATTTCTACGGTTATGGGTATGGCTGGCGGGTGTCGGACATGGACGGGCAGTGGAAGGTGGCGCATACCGGCACGCTGTCAGGCATGTATTCATCGCTGGCGCTGCTGCCCGACCGCAGGGTGGGCGTGGTGATGCTGATCAACGGCGAAGGCGAGGACGCACGCACGGCGCTGATGCAGGCGATGCTGAAGCGCTTCACCGCACCAGACGATACGCGCCCGGCGATGGAGTACCTGGCCGAACTGAAGGCTGACCGAGCGGCGCAGGCAGCGTCTGGCCACCAACGGCCGGCGACCGCAGCCGCGCAGCCGGCACGCGGCGATGACCTGCCGCGTTGGCAGGGTCGCTACAGCGATCCCTGGCTGGGGCCCGCATCGTTGTGCCCGGACAGGGACGGCCTGCGCTTCAGCGTGGACAGATCGCCACGGCTGCAGGGTGCCGTGCTGCAACTACAGGAGCGTTGGCTGCTGCGCTGGGATACGCTGGGCGAAGACGCGCAGGCGTGGCTGCAGCCAGGCGAAGGCCCGGCACCGACACTGGACCTGCGTGCCATCGATCCGGACATCGACTTCAGCTATGACTTCCAGGACCTGCATTTCACTCGTACTGGCGACTGCCCTGGCAGCGACCGCCAACGCCGCTGA
- a CDS encoding TonB-dependent receptor, protein MKAYSIKRAALCVALGACLGVVLPGIAMAQNVSGAVAGRATAGDQVTVVSSSTGLTRTVTVGADGSYRLGQLPVGDYQLQLSRDGQKLGDQVSVSVAVGGTTTVNLASGGGVTNLDALQVVGTRVINRVDVYSTETSFNINRQEISRLPVAQDLSAVALMAPGVVGGNSSFGGLSFAGSSVAENAVFINGLNVTDMYTRRGFSTAPFAFFNEFQVKTGGYSVEFGRSTGGVINAVTRSGSNEFEGGVEVTAEPSAWRASGGDHFHRDGTPHSYGSRDNNSFLKTNVWGSGPIIKDKLFLFAMYEDRSDKGHNTSSDGSTWFKNDSGNGFWGTKLDWNINDNHSLALLAFSDEGDVTNASYGYNWKADQLGAWGGDSVTETGGRNWSATYTGHFGQNFTARAMVGQNKQRAFTNSSLDQACSPVFTDSTYGPRLGKLQGLRAGCHPTGAAVAERDDTRDVARLDFEWQLGDHLLRFGVDRELMTTKQSTRYPGPTELSYTAYVARPGDEVWDGANAYVPAGVTEMLRARNRRSGGTFETEANAFYLEDIWNITPNLMLNLGVRWDRFENRTAAGKAFIKMDDLIAPRVGFSWDMRGDGSTKLFGNAGRYYLPVTNNINVNFAGGLTDEYSYYVLNGWERKTSPTGSPYMAPIVGQQIGPTDTRMNTGGADLRQSVDRDLKAVYQDEYILGFQNMINQAWSWGVNATYRRMTRALDDIRINYTPCGPTPSTLWPIANPGESLTIWGDKSIGCANEGWITIDTANSGYRKGGSGEVIGYSKPKRTYKALEFQIDRAWDEKWMFNASYLWSKSEGNFEGPVNSDTNYGDTGMVQFWDHPATNERYGVLFNDFRHQFKLRAAYALNKQWSFGTTLQVQSGGPITAYGVMWPNDSIAGGSTSSEGSGGGTGWLCVANCAGPYNQRQFEYSPRGAFGRLPWTWTMGANVTWRLPVEGIDLSARLSVYNLTNNQKTINVHQRYEAQPGQYREATFATGTRWQAPRYTQLVVTWNF, encoded by the coding sequence ATGAAGGCTTACAGCATCAAGCGGGCGGCATTGTGCGTCGCCCTCGGGGCGTGTCTGGGCGTAGTGCTGCCCGGCATCGCGATGGCACAGAACGTAAGCGGCGCGGTCGCCGGCCGTGCAACCGCCGGTGACCAGGTCACCGTGGTCAGCAGCAGCACTGGCCTGACCCGTACCGTCACCGTTGGCGCCGATGGCAGCTACCGCCTCGGCCAGCTGCCGGTGGGTGACTACCAGCTGCAGCTCAGCCGCGATGGCCAGAAGCTGGGCGATCAGGTATCGGTAAGCGTTGCCGTCGGCGGTACAACCACGGTCAACCTGGCCAGCGGCGGCGGTGTCACCAACCTGGATGCACTGCAGGTGGTTGGCACGCGCGTGATCAACCGCGTGGATGTCTACTCCACCGAAACCTCGTTCAACATCAACCGCCAGGAGATCTCGCGGCTGCCGGTGGCGCAGGACCTGTCTGCGGTCGCGCTGATGGCGCCGGGCGTGGTCGGCGGCAACTCCTCATTCGGTGGCCTGTCGTTCGCCGGTTCATCGGTGGCCGAGAATGCGGTCTTCATCAACGGCCTTAATGTCACCGACATGTATACCCGTCGTGGCTTCAGCACCGCGCCGTTCGCGTTCTTCAATGAATTCCAGGTCAAGACCGGCGGTTACTCGGTGGAGTTCGGCCGCTCCACCGGTGGCGTGATCAACGCCGTGACCCGCTCGGGCAGCAATGAATTCGAGGGCGGTGTTGAAGTCACCGCCGAGCCGAGTGCGTGGCGCGCCAGTGGCGGCGATCATTTCCACCGCGACGGCACTCCGCATTCCTACGGCAGCCGCGACAACAATTCCTTCCTGAAGACCAACGTCTGGGGCTCGGGACCCATCATCAAGGACAAGCTGTTCCTGTTCGCGATGTACGAGGACCGCAGCGACAAGGGCCACAACACCTCGTCCGATGGCAGTACCTGGTTCAAGAACGATTCCGGCAACGGCTTCTGGGGCACCAAGCTGGACTGGAACATCAACGACAACCACAGCCTGGCGCTGCTGGCGTTCTCCGACGAGGGCGATGTCACCAATGCGTCGTACGGCTACAACTGGAAGGCCGACCAGCTCGGTGCGTGGGGTGGCGACTCGGTCACCGAGACCGGCGGCCGCAACTGGTCGGCCACCTACACCGGCCACTTCGGCCAGAACTTCACCGCGCGTGCCATGGTCGGCCAGAACAAGCAGCGCGCCTTCACCAACTCGTCGCTGGACCAGGCCTGCAGCCCCGTGTTCACCGACAGCACCTACGGCCCGCGGCTGGGCAAGCTGCAGGGGCTGCGCGCCGGTTGCCACCCGACCGGCGCGGCCGTGGCCGAGCGCGATGACACCCGCGATGTCGCGCGCCTGGACTTCGAATGGCAGCTCGGCGACCACCTGCTGCGCTTCGGTGTCGACCGCGAACTGATGACCACCAAGCAGTCCACCCGTTATCCAGGGCCGACCGAGCTGAGCTACACCGCCTACGTGGCGCGGCCCGGCGATGAAGTGTGGGATGGCGCCAACGCCTACGTACCGGCCGGCGTCACCGAGATGCTGCGTGCTCGCAACCGCCGCTCGGGCGGCACCTTCGAGACCGAGGCCAATGCCTTCTATCTGGAAGACATCTGGAACATCACCCCGAACCTGATGCTGAACCTTGGCGTGCGCTGGGACCGCTTCGAGAACCGCACCGCTGCAGGCAAGGCGTTCATCAAGATGGACGACCTGATCGCGCCACGCGTCGGCTTCTCCTGGGACATGCGCGGCGATGGCAGCACCAAGCTGTTCGGCAACGCCGGCCGCTACTACCTGCCGGTCACCAACAACATCAACGTGAACTTCGCCGGTGGCCTGACCGACGAATACAGCTATTACGTGCTGAACGGCTGGGAACGGAAAACCTCGCCGACCGGTTCGCCGTACATGGCACCCATCGTCGGCCAGCAGATCGGGCCGACCGACACCCGCATGAACACCGGCGGCGCCGACCTGCGCCAGAGCGTGGACCGTGACCTGAAGGCGGTTTACCAGGACGAGTACATCCTGGGCTTCCAGAACATGATCAACCAGGCCTGGTCGTGGGGCGTCAATGCCACCTACCGGCGCATGACCCGCGCGCTGGATGACATCCGCATCAACTACACCCCATGCGGCCCGACCCCCAGCACGCTGTGGCCGATCGCCAACCCGGGCGAGAGCCTGACGATCTGGGGCGACAAGAGCATCGGTTGCGCCAACGAAGGCTGGATCACCATCGATACCGCCAACAGCGGCTACCGCAAGGGCGGCAGCGGCGAGGTGATCGGCTACTCCAAGCCCAAGCGCACCTACAAGGCGCTGGAGTTCCAGATCGACCGTGCCTGGGACGAGAAGTGGATGTTCAACGCGTCCTACCTGTGGTCGAAGAGCGAAGGCAACTTCGAAGGCCCGGTGAACTCCGATACCAATTACGGTGATACCGGCATGGTGCAGTTCTGGGACCACCCGGCCACCAATGAACGTTATGGCGTGCTGTTCAACGACTTCCGTCATCAGTTCAAGCTGCGTGCCGCGTATGCGCTGAACAAGCAGTGGTCGTTCGGCACCACGCTGCAGGTGCAGTCCGGTGGCCCGATCACCGCCTACGGCGTGATGTGGCCGAACGACTCCATCGCCGGTGGCAGCACCTCCAGCGAGGGCAGTGGCGGTGGCACCGGCTGGCTGTGCGTGGCCAACTGTGCGGGTCCCTACAACCAACGGCAGTTCGAATACAGCCCACGCGGTGCGTTTGGCCGCCTGCCGTGGACCTGGACCATGGGGGCCAATGTGACCTGGCGGTTGCCGGTGGAGGGCATCGACCTCAGCGCCCGCTTGTCGGTGTACAACCTCACCAACAACCAGAAGACCATCAACGTGCACCAGCGCTATGAAGCACAACCCGGCCAGTACCGTGAGGCGACATTTGCGACCGGCACGCGCTGGCAGGCCCCGCGTTATACCCAGCTGGTGGTGACCTGGAACTTCTGA
- a CDS encoding acetyl-CoA hydrolase/transferase family protein, with product MSVDRIANARLRDRVVSAEAAAALIQPGETVAMSGFTGSGYPKAVPVELARRIEAVHAQGNPFQIKLMTGASTAPELDGALAKADGIAMRMPFQSDPDARNRINEGKLDYIDIHLSHVAQHVWFGFYGEIDTAVIEVSAIREDGSLVPSTSVGNNKTWLDLAKKVIVEVNEWQPAGVDGMHDIYYGTALPPHRKPIPLVNANDRIGDTALRCDPDKIVAVVRTNGPDRNSPFSPIDATSEQIASHLIEFLQHEVKKGRLPPNLLPLQSGVGNIPNAVLAGLAKSGFRDLAAFTEVIQDGMLDLLRDGVLSYASCTGFALSPQANETFKENIDFYRERIIMRTQEISNHPELVRRLGCIGMNGMIEVDIYGNVNSTHVMGTRIMNGIGGSGDFARNGFLSAFLSPSTAKNGTISAIVPMASHVDHTEHDVSVIVTEQGLADLRGLTPRKRAQVLIDNCAHPDFRPQLQDYFDRASRESYGKHTPHLLPEALSWHQRWLDTGTMKG from the coding sequence ATGTCTGTTGATCGCATCGCCAACGCGCGTCTCCGTGACCGCGTGGTCTCCGCCGAGGCCGCAGCCGCGCTGATCCAGCCCGGTGAAACCGTGGCCATGAGCGGCTTTACCGGCTCCGGGTATCCCAAGGCCGTTCCCGTCGAACTGGCCCGCCGCATCGAAGCGGTGCATGCCCAGGGCAACCCCTTCCAGATCAAGCTGATGACCGGCGCCTCCACCGCTCCGGAGCTTGATGGCGCGCTGGCCAAGGCCGATGGCATCGCCATGCGCATGCCGTTCCAGAGCGACCCGGATGCGCGCAACCGCATCAACGAGGGCAAACTGGATTACATCGACATCCACCTCAGCCACGTGGCCCAGCACGTGTGGTTCGGTTTCTACGGCGAGATCGATACCGCCGTGATCGAAGTCTCGGCCATCCGCGAGGACGGTTCGCTGGTGCCGTCCACCTCGGTCGGCAACAACAAGACCTGGCTGGACCTGGCGAAGAAGGTGATCGTCGAGGTCAACGAATGGCAGCCGGCCGGCGTCGACGGCATGCACGACATCTACTACGGCACCGCGCTGCCGCCGCACCGCAAGCCGATTCCGCTGGTGAACGCCAACGACCGCATTGGCGACACCGCGCTGCGCTGCGACCCGGACAAGATCGTGGCGGTGGTGCGCACCAACGGCCCGGACCGCAACAGCCCGTTCAGCCCGATCGATGCGACCAGCGAGCAGATCGCTTCGCACCTGATCGAGTTTCTGCAGCACGAAGTGAAGAAGGGCCGCCTGCCGCCGAACCTGCTGCCGCTGCAGTCGGGCGTGGGCAACATTCCGAACGCCGTGCTGGCCGGCCTGGCCAAGAGCGGTTTCCGCGATCTGGCCGCGTTCACCGAGGTGATCCAGGACGGCATGCTCGACCTGCTGCGCGACGGCGTGCTGAGCTATGCCTCGTGCACGGGCTTTGCACTGAGCCCGCAGGCCAACGAGACGTTCAAGGAGAACATCGATTTCTACCGCGAGCGCATCATCATGCGCACGCAGGAAATCTCCAACCACCCGGAACTGGTGCGCCGCCTGGGCTGCATCGGCATGAACGGCATGATCGAGGTGGACATCTACGGCAACGTCAATTCGACGCACGTGATGGGCACGCGGATCATGAACGGCATCGGCGGTTCGGGTGACTTTGCCCGCAACGGTTTCCTGTCGGCGTTCCTGAGCCCGTCCACCGCCAAGAACGGCACCATCTCGGCGATCGTGCCGATGGCCAGCCATGTGGACCACACCGAGCACGACGTGTCGGTGATCGTGACCGAACAGGGCCTGGCCGATCTGCGTGGCCTGACCCCGCGCAAGCGCGCGCAGGTGCTGATCGACAACTGCGCGCACCCGGATTTCCGCCCGCAGCTGCAGGATTACTTCGACCGTGCCAGCCGCGAAAGCTACGGCAAGCACACCCCGCACCTGCTGCCGGAAGCGCTGTCGTGGCACCAGCGCTGGCTGGATACCGGCACGATGAAGGGCTGA